Genomic DNA from Scomber scombrus chromosome 21, fScoSco1.1, whole genome shotgun sequence:
AatgtacatatgtgtatttGCTTAGTTATTTCTGTTGATATCATTTTGGATGACGGAGGAAGTCCATGATGGCCTTTGGACTCCTGTTTAGGAGCAAGTTTTTGTGTTCTTCTTTACTGTGTATCATATATATGAGTATAATGTTGTTACTCCCTTCCTGTAAAttacaaacaaatgaataaaaaaggtgtaaaagtgTTATTGATGCATTAGATTTATTAGCATGAAGCTGTAACATACAATAAATGAGGGCTGAGTGAACATTCAGCAGAAACACAAGgaacagcaaaacaaagataaaacatttgatttcactCAATTTTGATTTTCTCAGTTTCTTTATCTCAAAAATCTCTTATTTTGAATATAGTAGTAATGCATTAAAGCTGAATAAGTAGTATATAGAATATAAGAggcagtgaaagaaaaagatataaactcatcaatcatcaatcatccaGCGTTAGTGCTGGATGTAAATCAGAAGCTGCGGAATCAACCAACATGGACGTCATTCATCGCCATACTGGGCTGAAAAGACCAGAGAATGAGAGGAGGCAGGAAACCAAACATGATTTTCTGCTTCTGAGGGCTTGTGTGGCTCCTTGGAGGTCCTACTCTGCTCCTTAGgctctttcctcttcagctggaCGAACTGGGATGATAATAATCCATCTCAGTGTTCTCCTGCGGTCCTGACGTCTAACTCCTGCTGACCTGGAGAGACATGACAACACAGATATAAGTGACTGTATCACTCCTCACTTCAGTTCATGATAAACAGACTGAGTGCTTCATTTCAACCAGTCCTCTAAACCATCAGCACAGGGGAAAAAGCAACTCAACACTTTTTTGGATTATTTGAATGGAGAGTAAGGGTTGAGAATATTGCCTACGTAGTACTTTAAAAGCAGGAGTCTCTCTATTATTAGGTAATCACGCCCCTCATTACTCTGTTCACAGTAGAATAATGGATGAAACTACAGCTAATCTGAATTAGactcctcctgttttcctctgtcAGATTATTGCTTTCAGCAGTAGCAGCTCATGCTATCAGACCTCAGCTCAGACTACAGAGAACTGTAATTATTAACACTGGTCTGAGGTAGGGATGCCCCCTGAAACCTGCTTCTGAACTGGAACCAgtattaaacacttaaaaacctGAGGTATTTTTAAGCTCAGTTCTTTTATCAGTACTTGAAGAAAACAAGGTGTGAGATTATTGGATGGTAAAATCTGGTTTTGGGTTCTGCTTGTTTCCATGGAGATATTATTGAGTTCATATTGTgacactgttgtaaacattGTTGTTGATGTCAGCAAACTCTGTAATTTTaactctaaaatataaatacattatagtcCTGTTGTGGATTCATGACTttcattaattataattttaatatagtaataatttaataataatataaagagcTGATAAGAGTATTGATGAAGAACCAGATCAATAAGAGGTATTGATAAGAGTAGTAGTATTGATGAAATCCTAATGAAACTGATCCCTAGTGTGAAGTCAGTACATCTGATCATGGTTCTGACACTGAGctgacagagagcagaaaactgctctgtttacactgtgttaatacaaatgattaaacaccatatacatacagtatattgtaactctaaactgctactactgctgctttctcttgtaGTGTGAATATCCTTAAAGGTGCAGATTGtctcagtttgaatcaatgagcCTCCAGGAACAAGCTAACTTCTCTACCCTTTAGGATGCTGTCGTCCTGgataagtttacagttcagtccaatggaaaccaccaactatcactgtgacagaggaaggacaatattactgtcagagatgatgtcactgatggacttacctgagcaggtgagctccacaatggaggaagaggaaccTGAGGATACACAGTCCCTCAGGTCAGATCCAGACTGAAGACAGTCAGATATGATCCACCATACAGATCTGTCTGAGGCTTCATTTCTGCTTCTTattgaaacagcagagccacagtccaaATATCTACATATTACATCTGCTTTCTTCAGGGTCCAGTCAGAGTCACTCATCACTGGTCTCCACTCTCCATGTTTCACctccagtgtacctgcacagcgactggctcctcccaccaacctgacaggatctgaacagaaacaagagagtcatcagtaaaagaataaagtgagtttcattagaacagaaacaagagagtcatcagtaaaagaataaagtgagtttcattagaacagaaatgaagacaaatcaaagctgcagctcctcttctacctgagcaggtgagtccaacagctttaccaggtgagcaggttcttctagctgagtctgatcttctacagtccaggagagcagactcattgcctccacactggaactctttggtccacattggagcctccacttctccatagagcgccccctggaggactgaaggagccccacagccaagctccctacagaccacctctgcatcctgctggtcaaagtcagcttcacacactgaggaccacgactgctcagacttcacctccagtctgcctgaacacagactagtcccattcaccagcctggcagagtctggagagagagaggaccatcattagttttgggaatatttaacTGCAACATTCATACCAATAAAGCTTTTTCTCAATTTGAAAGTAACAactgatgaagagagagagcacattcATACCCTGACTCAAGTCTTTATCTACAGAAAATATGTTATGTTAGTTGTAGGAtttgaaaatgtcttatttaGAATGACCCAGTGGTGGACAGAAATGCATGgtatcagaaaataaagaagatgTAGAAGTTTAAAAGGAGGAGTCTCTCTGTTATTAGGTAGTCACGCCCCTCATAACTCTGTTCACAGTAGAATAATGGATGAAGCTACAGCTAATCTGAATTAGACTCCTCCTGTTTTCATGCAACtaacccctgaggaactccacatatCATAGCTACTCGATcagattcataacttccaacgGTCACATAATAACTCCACCGAAAcaccatatacatacagtatattgtaactgttaactgctactactgctgctttctcttgtaGTGTGAATATCCTTAAAGGTGCAGATTGtctcagtttgaatcaatgagcCTCCAGGAACAAGCTAACTTCTCTACCCTTTAGGATGCTGTCGTCCTGgataagtttacagttcagtccaatggaaaccaccaactatcactgtgacagaggaaggaaaatattactgtcagagatgatgtcactgatggacttacctgagcaggtgatctccaagatggaggaagaggaatctGATGATACACAGTCCCTCAGTGCAGATCCAGACTGAACACAGTCAGAACTGATGCTCCATACAGATCTGTATGAGGCGCTTCTGCTTCTtgttgaaacagcagagccacagtccaTATATCTACATATTACGTCTGCTTCCTTCATGGTCCAGTCATAATGCTCTACTGGTCTCCACTCTCCATGTTTCATctccagtgtacctgcacagcgactggctcctcccaccaacctgacaggctctgaacagaaacaagagagtcatcagtaaaagaataaagtgagtttcattagaacagaaacaagagagtcatcagtaaaagaataaagtgagtttcattagaacagaatcAAGAGAGTCACCAGTAAAAGAAtatagtgagtttcattagaacagaaacaagagagtcaccagtaaaagaataaagtgagttttattagaacagaaatgaagacaaatcaaagctgcagctcctcttctacctgagcaggtgagtccaacagctttaccaggtgagcaggttcttctagctgagtctgatcttctacagtccaggagagcagactcattgcctccacactggaactctttggtccacattggagcctccacttctccatagagcgccccctggaggactgaaggagccccacagccaagatccctacagaccacctctgcatcctgctggtcaaagtcagcttcacacactgaggaccaagactgctcagacttcacctccagtctgcctgaacacagactagtcccattcaccagcctgacagagtctggagagagagaggaccatcattagttttgggaatatttaactgcaacattcataccaataaagcttttttattGGTATTGATAAAGAACCGGATCAATAAGAGGTATTGATAAGAGTAGTAGTATTGATAAAATCCTAATGAAACTGATCCCTAGTGTGAAGTCAGTACATCTGATCATGGTTCTGACACTGAGCTGACAGAGAGCAGCAAACTGCTCTGTTTACACTGTGTTAATACAAATGATTAAAcaccatatacatacagtatattgtaactctaaactgctactactgctgctttctcttgtaGTGTGAATATCCTTAAAGGTGCAGATTGtctcagtttgaatcaatgagcCTCCAGGAACAAGCTAACTTCTCTACCCTTTAGGATGCTGTCGTCCTGgataagtttacagttcagtccaatggaaaccaccaactatcactgtgacagaggaaggacaatattactgtcagagatgatgtcactgatggacttacctgagcaggtgagctccaagatggaggaagaggaatgtGATGATACACAGTCCCTCAGCTCAGATCCAGAATGAAGTAAGTTAGAGCTGATCCACCATACAGATCTGTCTGAGGCTTCATTTCTGCTTCTTattgaaacagcagagccacagtccaaATATCTACATATTACATCTGCTTTCTTCAGGGTCCAGTCAGAGTCACTCATCACTGGTCTCCACTCTCCATGTTTCACctccagtgtacctgcacagcgactggctcctcccaccaacctgacaggctctgaacagaaacaagagagtcatcagtaaaagaataaagtgagtttcattagaacagaaacaagagagtcatcagtaaaagaataaagtgagtttcattagaacagaaatgaagacaaatcaaagctccagctcctcttctacctgagcaggtgagtccAACAGCTTTACCAGGTGAGCAGGTTCTTCTAGCTGAGTCTGATCTTCTACAGTCCAGGAGAGCAGACTCATTGCCTCCGCACTGGAACTCTTTGGTCCACATTGGAGTCTCCACTTCTCCatagagcgccccctggaggactgaaggagccccacagccaagatccctacagaccacctctgcatcctgctggtcaaagtcagcttcacacactgaggaccacgactgctcagacttcacctccagtctgcctgaacacagactagtcccattcaccagcctgacagagtctggagagagagaggaccatcattagttttgggaatatttaacTGCAACATTCATACCAATAAAGCTTTTTCTCAATTTGAAAGTAACAactgatgaagagagagagcacattcATACCCTGACTCAAGTCTTTATATAGAGAAAATATGTTATGTTAGTTGTAGGAtttgaaaatgtcttatttaGAATGACCCAGTGGTGGACAGAAATGCATGgtatcagaaaataaagaagatgTAGAAGTTTAAAAGGAGGAGTCTCTCTGTTATTAGGTAGTCACGCCCCTCATAACTCTGTTCACAGTAGAATAATGGATGAAGCTACAGCTAATCTGAATTAGACTCCTCCTGTTTTCATGCAACtaacccctgaggaactccacatatCATAGCTACTCGATcagattcataacttccaacgGTCACATAATAACTCCACCGAAAcaccatatacatacagtatattgtaactgttaactgctactactgctgctttctcttgtaGTGTGAATATCCTTAAAGGTGCAGATTGtctcagtttgaatcaatgagcCTCCAGGAACAAGCTAACTTCTCTACCCTTTAGGATGCTGTCGTCCTGgataagtttacagttcagtccaatggaaaccaccaactatcactgtgacagaggaaggacaatattactgtcagagatgatgtcactgatggacttacctgagcaggtgattTCCATGATGAAGTCAGAGGAATCTGATGATACACAGTCCCTCAGTGCAGATCCAGACTGAACACAGTCAGAACTGATCCTCCATACCGATCTGTATGAGTATTCATTTCTGCTTCTtgttgaaacagcagagccacaaTCCAGGGATCTACAtattatatatgcttccttcaGGGTCCAGCGAGAGGAACTAACTGGTCTCCACTCCCCATATTTCAGGTGcagtgtacctgcacagcgactggctcctcccaccaacctgacaggctctgaacagaaacaagagagtcatcagtaaaagaataaagtgagttttattagaacagaaacaagagagtcatcagtaaaagaataaagtgagtttcattagaacagaaacaagagagtcatcagtaaaagaataaagtgagtttcattagaacagaaatgaagacaaatcaaagctgcagctcctcttctacctgagcaggtgagtccaacagctttaccaggtgagcaggttcttctagctgagtctgatcttctacagtgcaggagagcagactcatggcctccacactggaactctttggtccacattggagcctccacttctccatagagcgccccctggaggactgaaggagcctCACAGCCAAGCTCCctacagaccacctctgcatcctgctggtcaaagtcagcttcacacactgaggaccacgactgctcagacttcacctccagtctgcctgaa
This window encodes:
- the LOC134003182 gene encoding LOW QUALITY PROTEIN: scavenger receptor cysteine-rich type 1 protein M130-like (The sequence of the model RefSeq protein was modified relative to this genomic sequence to represent the inferred CDS: substituted 2 bases at 2 genomic stop codons), with amino-acid sequence MDHLLMVLVLLCSSGLQAEDDHQSEFRLVGGASRCAGTLELKHGEWRSVSPFLWTRKEADIICRYLDCGSAVSTRSRNVDSDRSVWRIISYCLHFGSALRDCVSSSYLSSSIVEITCSDSVRLVNGTSRCSGRLEVKSEQSWSSVCEADFDQQDAEVVCRELGCEAPSVLQGALYGEVEAPMWTKEFQCGGHESALLHCRRSDSARRTCSPGKAVGLTCSEPVRLVGGASRCAGTLHLKYGEWRPVSSSRWTLKEAYIICRSLDCGSAVSTRSRNEYSYRSVWRISSDCVQSGSALRDCVSSDSSDFIMEITCSDSVRLVNGTSLCSGRLEVKSEQSWSSVCEADFDQQDAEVVCRDLGCGAPSVLQGALYGEVETPMWTKEFQCGGNESALLDCRRSDSARRTCSPGKAVGLTCSEPVRLVGGASRCAGTLEVKHGEWRPVMSDSDWTLKKADVICRYLDCGSAVSIRSRNEASDRSVWWISSNLLHSGSELRDCVSSHSSSSILELTCSDSVRLVNGTSLCSGRLEVKSEQSWSSVCEADFDQQDAEVVCRDLGCGAPSVLQGALYGEVEAPMWTKEFQCGGNESALLDCRRSDSARRTCSPGKAVGLTCSEPVRLVGGASRCAGTLEMKHGEWRPVEHYDWTMKEADVICRYMDCGSAVSTRSRSASYRSVWSISSDCVQSGSALRDCVSSDSSSSILEITCSGKSIRRQHPKGKSFIGMNVAVKYSQNXXWSSLSPDSARLVNGTSLCSGRLEVKSEQSWSSVCEADFDQQDAEVVCRELGCGAPSVLQGALYGEVEAPMWTKEFQCGGNESALLDCRRSDSARRTCSPGKAVGLTCSDPVRLVGGASRCAGTLEVKHGEWRPVMSDSDWTLKKADVICRYLDCGSAVSIRSRNEASDRSVWWIISDCLQSGSDLRDCVSSGSSSSIVELTCSDLLLQPIISVSPTLDGVSGAQQQGFQVLQTHNYTQPAVNHSADFLFPAADPAHQGNYSCVYGVYVFSHNFSSESRLLSLTVTDPDEKSSDKTPYRTGSIIPPVVLLVALLLVVIIIFFILKASRGQKSDPQEDTEMDYYDLCVSRAEGGRGRSSGSPDSSWSSPAPTLQNRK